One window of Thermocoleostomius sinensis A174 genomic DNA carries:
- a CDS encoding alpha/beta fold hydrolase, with protein MSIFNFTVDRTVDQSADQTATCPLHEAIEPSQPPSRFRHRWIQLFSVCCAIGVGLLPLMKPKPVLSAEQVSVTYGPFEFPLSIESLETFAETGEITGGMRFYARFLDDVALAEFQQFLQRRFEVNPFVLSQLTYSPLGEDVVRRLGDVIRTDANLNGFYALRSAMILAANDPEGLSVLGVLRQYPSYRIRISAQQLFQLRRELTKQIEYRDAAIAAIEEVATLEAANRSAIDLPALPVPGEPGPYAVTMQSLILNRDRQTLLGETIERRFRVLVYLPNGLTEPAPVVVISHGLGSTPEAFAYLGEHLATHGFVTVLPQHIGSDESRREGALTGVFSSVVTPVEFVDRPFDISYTLDELERLNETDARFQGRMNLEQVGVIGHSFGGYTALALAGANLKTQAYLRQQCETLSARLDASFVLQCTAASLPPFTFALQDERIKATIAVSPLTSLVFGPEGMGQIQTPTMIVAGSNDFIASAVQEQIHPFLWLDMSEKYLAVMVPSSHTFVDRTPPGSNPTLDAISTLLSGPAPELGQAYVRELSTAFMQTYLGNQPEYEAFLTAAYARSIEQEPLQLELIRSLTPEQLEQAFGGPPPIPFFPDMATAGASPDRSDQSGATLQTIAETGVLRAAIRVDSPPFGFVDANDQIRGYCVTLLTGLTDRLQQQLGTPVRLDISTESTRENRFAIVQDGTVQIECGPNRLRPDLEDVRFSTPFFLTGTQFLVRTTETEQINPLSNLANVRVGVVDETTAAFVRQRYPRATLVPFAENSTITTGVQALVDGTIDAMAADGILLLNAADRANLSTNDYTLLPRGPLTCAPYSLILPEDDAQWQETVDDFLVGQAGRDIRRQQFANLSSYLFLTLDYCVE; from the coding sequence ATGAGCATATTTAACTTCACGGTTGATCGAACGGTTGATCAATCAGCTGATCAAACTGCCACTTGCCCTCTGCACGAAGCGATCGAACCATCACAACCCCCATCTCGGTTTAGACACCGTTGGATTCAGCTTTTCTCGGTTTGTTGTGCGATTGGGGTGGGGCTGTTGCCACTGATGAAGCCTAAACCTGTTCTCAGCGCTGAACAAGTTTCAGTCACCTACGGTCCATTCGAGTTCCCTCTATCGATCGAATCGCTAGAAACATTTGCAGAAACCGGAGAAATCACTGGAGGAATGCGGTTCTATGCACGCTTCCTCGACGATGTTGCTCTAGCAGAATTTCAGCAGTTTTTACAGCGACGGTTTGAGGTGAATCCGTTTGTGCTCTCGCAGCTTACCTATTCTCCATTAGGTGAAGATGTCGTGCGGCGCTTGGGGGATGTTATCCGCACTGATGCCAATCTCAATGGATTTTATGCGCTGCGATCGGCGATGATTTTGGCAGCCAACGATCCAGAGGGGCTGTCGGTGTTGGGGGTGCTGCGACAATATCCGTCCTACCGCATCCGCATTAGTGCTCAACAGCTTTTTCAATTACGGCGAGAGCTAACCAAGCAAATTGAATATCGGGATGCGGCCATTGCGGCTATTGAGGAAGTTGCAACTCTGGAAGCGGCGAATCGTTCGGCGATCGATCTTCCAGCATTGCCTGTTCCAGGAGAACCCGGCCCGTATGCTGTGACCATGCAATCACTCATCCTAAATCGCGATCGACAAACATTGTTGGGTGAAACGATCGAACGGCGATTCCGGGTGTTGGTCTACTTGCCCAATGGATTGACAGAACCCGCCCCTGTGGTTGTGATTTCCCACGGACTGGGTTCTACTCCCGAAGCGTTTGCTTATTTGGGGGAACATTTAGCCACGCATGGATTTGTGACAGTATTGCCGCAGCACATTGGTAGTGACGAGAGCCGCCGAGAGGGCGCATTAACCGGAGTTTTCAGTAGCGTTGTTACCCCAGTGGAATTTGTCGATCGGCCCTTTGACATCAGCTATACCCTGGATGAACTAGAGCGTTTGAATGAAACAGATGCTCGGTTTCAAGGTCGCATGAACCTGGAACAAGTAGGCGTGATTGGCCATTCTTTTGGCGGCTACACAGCCCTGGCACTAGCAGGGGCCAATCTCAAGACTCAAGCCTATTTACGGCAACAGTGCGAAACCCTCAGCGCTCGCCTTGATGCATCGTTTGTGCTGCAATGTACGGCTGCTTCGTTGCCGCCCTTCACCTTTGCACTGCAAGATGAGCGCATCAAAGCGACGATCGCTGTCAGTCCGCTCACTAGTCTCGTATTTGGACCAGAGGGAATGGGGCAAATTCAGACTCCCACCATGATTGTAGCGGGCAGCAATGATTTCATCGCCTCGGCGGTTCAAGAACAGATTCACCCGTTCCTATGGCTCGATATGTCCGAGAAATACCTAGCAGTGATGGTTCCGAGTAGTCATACGTTTGTCGATCGCACGCCGCCCGGCAGTAATCCGACCTTGGATGCGATTAGCACATTGTTGTCGGGTCCAGCGCCAGAGTTGGGGCAAGCCTATGTGCGCGAACTCAGTACAGCGTTTATGCAAACGTACTTAGGAAATCAGCCAGAGTATGAAGCGTTTCTCACCGCTGCCTATGCTCGGTCAATTGAACAAGAGCCGCTACAGCTAGAACTGATTCGATCGTTAACGCCTGAACAGCTAGAGCAAGCGTTTGGCGGGCCACCACCGATTCCCTTTTTCCCGGATATGGCCACCGCAGGCGCAAGCCCCGATCGTTCTGATCAATCAGGAGCGACTTTACAAACCATTGCTGAAACCGGAGTACTCCGCGCTGCGATTCGAGTAGACAGTCCCCCTTTCGGTTTTGTAGATGCCAACGATCAGATCCGTGGATATTGCGTCACCCTTTTAACTGGGTTAACCGATCGCTTGCAGCAGCAATTGGGCACCCCGGTGCGCCTGGACATTAGTACCGAATCCACTCGCGAAAACCGCTTTGCAATCGTTCAAGATGGCACCGTACAGATCGAATGCGGCCCGAATCGGTTGCGACCCGATCTAGAAGATGTCCGGTTTTCTACGCCCTTTTTCCTAACTGGCACTCAGTTTTTAGTGCGCACCACAGAAACCGAGCAGATCAACCCACTCAGCAACTTAGCCAATGTGCGCGTGGGGGTAGTAGACGAAACCACCGCTGCTTTTGTGCGACAACGCTACCCTCGTGCCACCCTTGTGCCGTTTGCTGAAAATAGTACCATTACTACAGGCGTGCAGGCCTTGGTCGATGGGACAATTGACGCCATGGCCGCTGACGGCATTCTACTGTTAAATGCTGCCGATCGAGCCAACCTATCTACCAACGACTATACACTATTGCCCAGAGGCCCCCTCACTTGTGCTCCCTATAGCCTGATCCTGCCAGAGGATGATGCTCAATGGCAGGAAACCGTGGATGATTTTCTGGTAGGACAAGCAGGCAGAGACATTCGCAGACAGCAATTTGCTAACCTAAGCTCCTATTTGTTCTTAACGTTGGACTATTGTGTGGAGTGA
- a CDS encoding glycosyltransferase family 2 protein, with the protein MNSPTLSVIIPTHNRPHLLPLAVQSALDQTFEDLEVIVVDDASTELAVLPNDPRLRVIRLSMSRGGAGARNVGTEAAQGRWITYLDDDDRLLPHMVATSLAALDQATLPPPVAVISGIEVINAQGQPLHQRFPPPIRPRGCYFALEELEAGKSYNTKQTLVVEREVILQMGGWDETFRSRVHSELFLRLNPVCSIVGVPVITYQLYKHGEIQVSRNPALRQHSFEQLIQKHRAAFEAHPKMFAKFVYDHAQTSYEQGQIKAAIVNWLRAMKLSPQYTFSQMIQPFRKRLHR; encoded by the coding sequence ATGAACTCTCCTACTCTCAGTGTCATTATTCCTACTCATAATCGCCCCCATTTGCTTCCTTTGGCAGTTCAAAGTGCGCTTGACCAAACCTTTGAAGACTTGGAGGTGATTGTGGTGGATGATGCATCCACGGAACTCGCCGTGTTGCCGAATGATCCGCGTCTACGGGTGATTCGCCTTTCAATGTCTCGTGGAGGAGCAGGTGCGCGCAATGTTGGCACTGAAGCTGCTCAAGGACGGTGGATCACCTATTTGGATGATGACGATCGCCTACTACCTCATATGGTTGCTACATCGTTGGCAGCGCTCGATCAAGCAACTCTGCCACCACCCGTTGCAGTAATCTCTGGTATTGAGGTCATTAACGCTCAGGGACAACCTCTACATCAGCGGTTTCCACCACCCATCCGTCCTCGTGGTTGCTACTTTGCGTTGGAAGAGTTGGAAGCTGGTAAATCTTACAATACCAAGCAAACACTGGTCGTTGAGCGGGAGGTCATTCTCCAGATGGGAGGATGGGATGAAACATTTCGTTCACGTGTACATTCTGAATTGTTTCTCCGATTAAATCCAGTTTGCTCGATCGTTGGTGTACCTGTTATTACCTATCAACTCTATAAACATGGAGAAATCCAAGTTTCTAGAAATCCTGCGTTGCGTCAGCACAGCTTTGAACAACTGATCCAAAAGCATCGAGCAGCGTTTGAGGCTCATCCTAAAATGTTTGCGAAATTTGTCTACGATCACGCTCAAACCTCTTACGAACAAGGTCAAATCAAGGCAGCGATCGTCAATTGGTTAAGAGCAATGAAGCTTTCGCCGCAGTATACTTTCAGCCAAATGATTCAACCATTCCGCAAAAGATTGCATCGTTAA
- a CDS encoding GNAT family N-acetyltransferase gives MITLLARSYANERDLQPIADLLNTCEAIDREENYYSTIELQQQVTSPDCNPDRDLRLWYDNSGQLIAFGQLWIPSSALNTAGQVDSSLWFRVHPDFRCQGLEAEIITWAEAVLRDVAADGVPLKLLTPCRSQQQHSRTLLEQHGFTIERQFSRMRRSLHEPIPLLQLPNGFTLKTGTEFDFAAWVEMFNQTFVDHWNFHPLTIEEFKHEILNDPRYRPDLDLAAVAADGTYAAFCYGWIDPETNQQQNRLEGHISALGTRREFRRLGLGRAMLLAALRRLKAAGMEIASLNVDEQNSNQAQQLYHSVGFRPHHTTLHYSKCL, from the coding sequence ATGATCACTTTACTAGCACGTTCTTACGCAAACGAACGCGATCTACAACCAATCGCTGATTTATTGAACACATGCGAGGCGATCGATCGCGAAGAAAATTATTACTCCACAATAGAATTGCAACAACAAGTTACAAGCCCAGATTGCAACCCCGATCGTGACCTGCGGTTGTGGTATGACAACAGCGGACAACTGATTGCATTTGGACAATTGTGGATTCCTTCCAGTGCACTTAATACAGCCGGACAGGTAGATAGTTCGTTGTGGTTTCGCGTCCATCCTGACTTTCGCTGCCAAGGATTAGAAGCTGAAATCATCACTTGGGCAGAAGCGGTACTGCGGGACGTGGCGGCGGACGGTGTGCCACTGAAACTCCTAACTCCCTGTCGATCGCAGCAGCAACATTCCCGAACCCTGCTGGAACAGCACGGATTCACAATCGAGCGGCAATTTTCGCGCATGAGGCGATCGTTGCATGAGCCAATTCCGCTGCTGCAACTGCCCAATGGCTTTACGCTGAAAACGGGCACTGAGTTTGACTTTGCTGCTTGGGTGGAAATGTTTAACCAAACCTTCGTAGATCATTGGAATTTTCATCCCTTGACGATCGAAGAATTCAAGCACGAGATTTTGAACGATCCCCGTTATCGTCCTGACCTAGATTTAGCGGCTGTAGCGGCTGATGGAACCTATGCCGCCTTTTGCTATGGCTGGATTGACCCTGAAACCAACCAGCAACAAAATCGCCTAGAGGGGCACATCAGCGCACTGGGAACTCGACGAGAGTTCCGTCGCTTGGGGTTGGGGCGAGCCATGCTGCTAGCGGCACTGCGGCGCCTAAAGGCAGCAGGCATGGAGATTGCTAGCCTGAATGTGGATGAACAGAATTCCAATCAGGCTCAGCAGCTATATCACTCTGTGGGGTTTCGTCCGCATCACACCACGCTGCATTACAGCAAATGTCTGTAG
- a CDS encoding YidH family protein, translated as MNDPMPPSKPGHVNVQAELAKERNRAAAERTLMAWIRTCLALISFGFGIDSIVSAIRSLQFANEINPIRFSRILGLAFIALGIYAMIMATIEHRQELRRIQREEYRYTPRRSLGLTVALALVGIGIYAFVGILVRAFI; from the coding sequence ATGAATGATCCGATGCCCCCTTCTAAACCTGGACACGTCAATGTGCAAGCTGAACTGGCTAAAGAGCGCAATCGGGCGGCAGCCGAGCGTACCCTGATGGCATGGATTCGGACTTGTTTGGCTTTGATCAGTTTTGGGTTTGGTATCGATAGCATCGTCAGTGCCATTCGCAGTTTGCAGTTTGCCAATGAGATCAATCCGATTCGCTTTTCCCGGATTCTGGGCTTAGCCTTCATCGCCTTGGGAATCTATGCCATGATAATGGCCACGATCGAGCATCGCCAAGAATTGCGCCGAATTCAGCGTGAAGAGTATCGCTATACTCCCCGTCGTTCTTTGGGATTAACCGTTGCCCTTGCGCTGGTTGGCATTGGAATTTATGCGTTCGTTGGCATTTTAGTGCGGGCGTTCATCTAG
- a CDS encoding ABC transporter ATP-binding protein: MTTIHTRIQDAVIPDDDDVVLAVDRVSKKFCRDLHRSLLYGVQDITSDLLGGRRHTEKLRSGEFWALNNVSFQLRRGEALGLVGANGAGKSTLLRIISGLIKPDTGSVMVEGRVAPLIALGAGFNPILTGRENIYANMSILGLSTREIKRRFDDVVDFAEIWDAIDAPVQSYSSGMAARLGFACAVHIEPDVLLIDEVLSVGDVKFKVKCHQRLGQLRENGTAFVLVSHNPHSVLNVCNTSVYLAKGRLLAAGETESIIRQYEEDLCLSGTEMATGRLVLPAKPPGESTGVDITALCFKDEQGDLLTAPATGEPAFLSIECNVCEPVEAANVSCQITALAGEYDKVLYLTTASDNEFIHLPSGHVEIQMQMPYLGLKPGVYSAKISVRQGVRSFDIVKSFRFTVKASKNVSRCLFYQPRSWKTIHHSASFKSH, encoded by the coding sequence ATGACTACTATCCACACAAGAATTCAAGACGCTGTTATCCCGGATGATGACGATGTAGTGCTTGCAGTCGATCGAGTCTCGAAGAAATTTTGTCGCGATTTGCATCGATCGCTCCTCTATGGCGTGCAAGACATTACCAGCGATTTGCTAGGCGGAAGACGCCATACTGAAAAATTGCGATCGGGCGAATTTTGGGCACTAAACAACGTCAGCTTTCAACTGCGACGGGGCGAGGCTTTGGGGTTGGTGGGGGCGAATGGAGCCGGGAAAAGTACGCTATTGCGCATCATCAGTGGTCTAATTAAACCAGACACTGGCTCGGTGATGGTTGAGGGCAGAGTTGCCCCATTGATTGCGCTGGGAGCCGGGTTTAACCCAATTCTCACTGGACGCGAAAATATTTACGCTAATATGTCCATCCTGGGATTATCAACTCGCGAAATTAAACGGCGATTTGATGATGTGGTTGATTTTGCTGAAATTTGGGACGCGATCGACGCTCCGGTACAAAGCTATAGTTCTGGCATGGCTGCGCGGTTGGGGTTTGCCTGTGCGGTACATATTGAGCCGGACGTACTGCTAATTGACGAGGTGTTGTCGGTGGGGGATGTGAAGTTCAAGGTCAAGTGCCATCAGCGCCTAGGGCAACTACGGGAGAATGGAACCGCCTTTGTCTTGGTTTCTCATAACCCACACAGTGTCTTGAATGTATGTAATACATCAGTTTATCTTGCCAAGGGTAGGTTGCTAGCGGCTGGTGAGACCGAATCCATTATTCGCCAATATGAAGAAGATTTGTGCCTAAGTGGAACTGAAATGGCAACAGGGCGGTTGGTCTTGCCTGCAAAACCTCCTGGCGAAAGCACCGGAGTAGACATTACGGCACTGTGCTTTAAGGATGAACAGGGTGATTTGTTAACGGCTCCTGCTACAGGTGAGCCGGCTTTCTTGTCCATTGAATGTAACGTCTGTGAACCTGTTGAAGCGGCGAATGTGAGCTGTCAAATTACGGCCCTGGCAGGTGAGTACGATAAGGTACTGTATCTCACCACAGCCAGCGACAACGAGTTCATTCATTTGCCATCTGGTCACGTTGAGATTCAAATGCAGATGCCCTATTTGGGTCTTAAACCAGGTGTCTATAGCGCAAAAATTTCAGTTCGCCAGGGTGTACGCTCCTTTGATATTGTCAAGTCATTTCGATTCACTGTAAAGGCTAGTAAAAACGTAAGTCGCTGTCTATTCTATCAACCTCGATCGTGGAAAACGATTCATCATTCTGCATCATTTAAATCTCACTGA
- a CDS encoding MFS transporter, which translates to MTPTESVQLRSFEQQLNRADLTRVMWLLWGLSAGLIALDGFDFFIIGVALPFIQRDFGLNATEIGAVAGAAVAGALVGSLTLGPVTDRIGRQIMLLVDIAIFVVATTGTALAWNAASLILFRFLVGVGIGADYPISVAYITENVPARLRGRMVIGAFTFQAVGALLGAVTGLTLIYLFQQYDSTTDELAIHYAWRAMLGVGLLLAIGVGALRLSFLLESPRYYIARGEYDEASKAAAILLEEPIIITPDTDPPDREPQLPYHALFSSTYRRATALASLPWFLQDIATYGIGIFTPVILTALAFAHEADFMAQTIASAQGAAVVDLFLIGGFLIAVWLVDRVGRIRLQIIGFVGMAIGLLILAVSDRLASETISTTALVLIGFLVFNLTMNAGPNSTTFLLSGEVFPTSIRASGAGFAAAVAKAGAVIGTMLLPPLQKSLGISTLLVLLALLCGLAAILTHLFRIETVGRSLESVEPKPQN; encoded by the coding sequence ATGACACCGACCGAATCCGTTCAACTTCGATCGTTCGAGCAACAGCTAAATCGCGCTGACCTCACGCGAGTCATGTGGCTACTGTGGGGCTTATCGGCCGGGTTGATTGCCCTTGATGGGTTTGATTTTTTCATTATTGGCGTGGCGCTGCCGTTCATTCAGCGCGATTTTGGCTTAAACGCGACGGAAATTGGGGCAGTGGCGGGGGCCGCAGTGGCAGGAGCACTAGTTGGTTCGCTGACCCTTGGACCAGTCACCGATCGCATTGGGCGACAAATAATGCTGCTGGTGGACATTGCCATTTTCGTTGTGGCGACGACAGGAACAGCGCTGGCTTGGAATGCGGCATCGCTAATTCTATTTCGCTTTTTGGTGGGGGTTGGGATCGGGGCAGACTATCCCATCAGTGTTGCTTACATTACCGAGAATGTGCCTGCACGCTTGCGGGGACGAATGGTAATCGGTGCTTTTACGTTTCAAGCAGTGGGTGCATTGCTGGGGGCCGTGACCGGATTAACGTTGATCTATCTCTTTCAACAATATGATTCCACCACAGATGAACTGGCAATTCACTATGCATGGCGGGCGATGCTGGGAGTGGGGCTATTACTGGCGATCGGCGTTGGCGCATTACGACTGAGCTTTTTGCTAGAAAGTCCTCGCTACTATATCGCTCGTGGCGAATACGACGAAGCCTCGAAGGCGGCTGCCATTCTCTTAGAAGAGCCGATCATCATCACCCCTGACACTGATCCGCCCGATCGCGAACCACAACTGCCCTACCACGCGCTGTTTTCCTCCACCTATCGCCGCGCTACTGCCCTGGCCTCGCTACCTTGGTTTTTGCAAGATATTGCCACCTACGGCATTGGCATTTTTACTCCGGTAATTCTAACTGCGTTGGCTTTTGCCCACGAAGCTGATTTTATGGCGCAGACAATAGCTTCGGCTCAAGGCGCGGCAGTGGTCGATCTGTTTCTAATTGGGGGATTCTTGATAGCGGTATGGTTGGTCGATCGGGTTGGACGCATTCGTTTACAGATTATTGGCTTCGTGGGCATGGCGATCGGGCTATTGATTCTGGCAGTATCCGATCGCTTGGCTTCCGAAACGATATCCACTACAGCACTCGTATTAATTGGCTTTTTGGTGTTTAACTTGACGATGAATGCAGGGCCAAATTCCACCACATTTCTTCTATCGGGTGAAGTATTTCCTACCTCCATTCGTGCTAGTGGGGCTGGGTTTGCCGCTGCGGTGGCCAAAGCCGGGGCCGTAATAGGAACGATGTTATTGCCACCGTTGCAAAAATCTTTGGGCATTTCCACGCTGCTGGTGCTGTTGGCGCTGCTGTGCGGGTTGGCGGCCATTCTCACCCATCTCTTTCGCATTGAAACAGTAGGACGATCGCTAGAATCAGTTGAACCCAAGCCGCAGAATTAA
- a CDS encoding S-layer homology domain-containing protein has product MTGQPPPDPRSRNRDLGFDELVAIFVSLAAIGTILFWGLTRGDGMRLTDLGVFADPTLESDRTRIIPGTRPESDRTIITEESAPIQPSPTVQAPIPATPVAPAVVPPRSVTDRAATAPQTTPAPPAATGPIVIAPPPTAAAVQFPDVPADYWARPFIDDLSQRRIITGLEDGTYRPEQAVTRAQFATLIQSILPPDRTQASIAFNDVSADYWATPAINAAVQSGFLRGYPDGSFQPDQPVSRVQVLTSLVNGLQLSPAASNDNVNRYTDADQIPDWAIPIVATATNEGLVVNHPDVNQLNPNQPATRAEIAAIIYQALEATGQVPPIQSQFVVQP; this is encoded by the coding sequence ATGACTGGACAGCCCCCTCCGGACCCTCGTTCTCGTAACCGTGATCTTGGCTTTGATGAGTTAGTTGCTATTTTTGTTTCCCTAGCGGCGATCGGCACCATTTTATTTTGGGGCTTGACCCGTGGAGATGGCATGAGGCTGACTGATTTGGGTGTGTTTGCTGATCCCACCCTTGAATCCGATCGAACACGAATTATTCCAGGAACTCGTCCTGAGAGCGATCGAACTATCATCACAGAAGAGTCTGCCCCGATTCAACCCTCGCCCACTGTGCAGGCTCCAATTCCAGCCACGCCCGTTGCTCCGGCTGTCGTGCCACCCCGATCGGTGACTGATCGTGCTGCCACAGCCCCCCAAACCACCCCAGCCCCTCCCGCAGCAACGGGGCCAATCGTAATTGCGCCACCACCCACTGCCGCTGCTGTACAATTCCCCGATGTGCCCGCCGACTATTGGGCCCGTCCATTCATTGATGATTTAAGCCAACGCAGAATCATTACCGGCTTGGAAGACGGCACCTATCGACCAGAGCAAGCTGTCACCCGTGCGCAATTTGCCACGCTAATTCAGTCAATTTTGCCGCCCGATCGAACCCAAGCCTCGATCGCCTTCAACGATGTTAGTGCTGATTATTGGGCCACGCCCGCCATCAACGCAGCCGTGCAGTCCGGGTTTTTGCGAGGATATCCCGACGGCAGTTTTCAGCCAGATCAACCCGTATCGCGGGTGCAGGTTTTAACATCCCTTGTGAATGGCTTGCAGCTATCTCCAGCCGCCAGCAACGATAACGTGAATCGATATACGGATGCTGACCAAATTCCCGACTGGGCGATTCCCATCGTAGCAACTGCCACGAATGAGGGATTAGTTGTGAACCATCCCGACGTCAATCAATTGAATCCCAATCAGCCCGCCACCCGTGCTGAAATTGCAGCGATCATCTATCAAGCTCTAGAAGCAACTGGGCAAGTACCGCCCATTCAATCCCAGTTTGTAGTGCAACCTTAA
- a CDS encoding aldo/keto reductase has translation MMARLLGKSGITITPIIFGTWQAGKTGWVGIEDAEVIQAMRAAYDAGVTTFDTAEIYGNGYSEELVAQALHSVRDRVVYATKVFPNHLEYQQVMDACEGSLQRLKTDYIDLYQIHWPAGSFKNKVVPIEETMRALNDLKQQGKIRSIGVSNFSKEQLAEAAQYGQIDSIQPPYSLFWRQVEQDIMPYCVENDISIIAYSSLAQGLLTGKFGPDHKFAEGDIRTKNKLFQGEHFQRAQKALDQLRPIADRHNCTLAQLSLAWLIAQPQTSAIVGARNPDQAVQNAAAAEVTLNPDELEEIDRISRSVTDHLDADPVMWNFAA, from the coding sequence ATCATGGCACGATTACTCGGTAAATCTGGAATCACCATTACGCCGATTATTTTTGGCACATGGCAAGCTGGTAAAACGGGCTGGGTTGGCATTGAAGATGCAGAAGTAATTCAAGCCATGCGGGCGGCCTATGATGCGGGAGTAACCACCTTTGATACCGCTGAAATCTATGGCAATGGATACTCAGAGGAACTAGTGGCGCAAGCGCTACACTCGGTGCGCGATCGGGTGGTGTATGCTACAAAGGTATTTCCCAATCATCTGGAATATCAACAGGTGATGGATGCCTGTGAAGGTTCCCTCCAGCGCTTGAAAACCGATTACATTGACCTGTATCAAATTCACTGGCCAGCAGGTTCTTTTAAGAACAAAGTTGTGCCGATCGAAGAAACAATGCGGGCCCTAAACGACCTAAAGCAGCAAGGTAAAATTCGATCGATCGGCGTGTCCAATTTCTCTAAGGAGCAACTGGCGGAAGCAGCCCAATATGGACAAATTGATAGTATTCAGCCGCCCTACTCCTTGTTTTGGCGACAGGTAGAGCAGGACATTATGCCCTACTGTGTCGAAAATGATATTTCCATCATCGCCTATTCCTCGCTGGCGCAGGGATTACTGACGGGCAAATTTGGCCCAGATCACAAGTTTGCCGAGGGTGATATTCGCACTAAGAACAAGCTGTTCCAGGGTGAACACTTCCAACGGGCGCAGAAAGCATTAGATCAATTGCGACCCATTGCCGATCGTCATAACTGCACCCTTGCTCAGTTATCTCTAGCTTGGCTGATTGCTCAACCGCAAACTAGTGCAATTGTGGGGGCGCGCAATCCTGATCAGGCCGTTCAGAATGCCGCCGCCGCAGAAGTAACGCTCAATCCAGACGAGTTGGAAGAAATCGATCGGATTAGCCGCAGCGTCACCGATCACTTAGATGCTGATCCCGTGATGTGGAACTTTGCGGCTTAA
- a CDS encoding ABC transporter permease, whose amino-acid sequence MPPRTYYTPESYLRRPFKLLREMWRDLLASRELAWRLMVRDISAQYRQSFLGFTWAFLPPILMATGFTLAGQAEVFNVGATDIPYPAYVMFGTSLWQTFTESINGPVQAVTQAKPMLARVNFPREAIILAKVGEVLFNFAIKLILIIGLFVYFQISVKWTVILTPVPLIHLILLGTLVGTLLSPLGALYQDVSKGLTSLLGLWLFITPVVYPVPSEGLFGMLVRLNPVTPLLVMIRELATSDVLTQAQAFWIVSILTWLGIFLTWITFRIAMPYVIERVSS is encoded by the coding sequence ATGCCGCCGAGGACTTACTACACACCCGAAAGTTACCTGAGACGGCCATTCAAGCTACTGCGGGAGATGTGGCGAGATTTATTAGCCTCGCGTGAGTTGGCATGGCGGCTGATGGTGCGGGATATCAGCGCTCAATATCGTCAATCGTTTTTGGGATTTACTTGGGCCTTCTTACCTCCCATCCTCATGGCAACTGGCTTTACCTTGGCAGGGCAAGCCGAGGTGTTTAATGTCGGTGCAACCGATATCCCCTATCCCGCCTATGTCATGTTTGGCACGTCGCTGTGGCAAACCTTTACAGAATCCATCAATGGTCCAGTTCAAGCCGTCACACAGGCAAAACCGATGCTAGCACGAGTTAACTTCCCGCGCGAGGCGATTATTCTAGCGAAGGTGGGTGAGGTGCTGTTCAACTTTGCCATCAAGCTCATTCTCATCATTGGACTATTTGTTTACTTTCAAATTTCAGTTAAATGGACAGTCATTCTGACTCCTGTACCCTTGATTCACTTGATTTTACTAGGAACGTTAGTTGGCACGTTGCTTTCTCCATTAGGAGCGCTGTACCAAGATGTCTCGAAAGGTTTAACGTCACTGTTAGGCTTGTGGCTATTTATTACTCCAGTCGTCTATCCGGTTCCCTCTGAAGGATTGTTCGGAATGTTGGTAAGGTTAAATCCGGTGACACCGCTACTCGTCATGATTCGTGAATTAGCAACATCGGACGTGCTAACCCAAGCTCAAGCGTTTTGGATTGTTAGTATCTTGACGTGGCTTGGCATTTTTCTCACTTGGATTACCTTCCGCATTGCTATGCCGTATGTCATCGAGAGAGTTAGTTCATGA